One region of Microtus ochrogaster isolate Prairie Vole_2 unplaced genomic scaffold, MicOch1.0 UNK18, whole genome shotgun sequence genomic DNA includes:
- the Shh gene encoding sonic hedgehog protein has product MLLLARCLLVVLASSLLVCPGLACGPGRGFGKRRHPKKLTPLAYKQFIPNVAEKTLGASGRYEGKITRNSERFKELTPNYNPDIIFKDEENTGADRLMTQRCKDKLNALAISVMNQWPGVKLRVTEGWDEDGHHSEESLHYEGRAVDITTSDRDRSKYGMLARLAVEAGFDWVYYESKAHIHCSVKAENSVAAKSGGCFPGSATVHLEQGGTKLVKDLRPGDRVLAADDQGRLLYSDFLTFLDRDEGAKKVFYVIETREPRERLLLTAAHLLFVAPHNDSGAAGPAPGSGPSALFASRVRPGQRVYVVAERNGDRRLLPAAVHSVTLHEEAAGAYAPLTAHGTILINRVLASCYAVIEEHGWAHRAFAPFRLAHALLAALAPTRTDAGGGGSVPAPQPAEEARGSGPVSGIHWYSQLLYQIGTWLLDSETLHPLGMAVKSS; this is encoded by the exons ATGCTGCTGCTAGCGAGATGTCttctggtggtcctggcttcctCGCTGCTGGTGTGCCCCGGGCTGGCGTGCGGGCCCGGTAGGGGGTTTGGAAAGAGGCGGCACCCCAAAAAGCTGACCCCTTTAGCCTACAAGCAGTTTATCCCCAACGTAGCCGAGAAGACCCTAGGGGCCAGCGGCAGATACGAAGGGAAGATCACAAGAAACTCCGAGCGATTTAAGGAACTCACCCCCAATTACAACCCCGACATCATATTTAAGGATGAGGAAAACACGGGAGCAGACCGGCTGATGACTCAG AGATGTAAAGACAAGCTGAATGCCTTGGCCATCTCTGTGATGAACCAGTGGCCGGGAGTAAAGCTGCGTGTGACTGAGGGCTGGGATGAGGATGGCCATCATTCCGAGGAGTCTCTGCACTATGAGGGCCGAGCAGTGGACATCACCACATCAGACCGGGACCGAAGCAAGTATGGCATGCTGGCGCGCCTGGCTGTGGAAGCTGGCTTCGACTGGGTCTACTATGAATCCAAAGCACACATCCACTGCTCTGTGAAAGCGG AGAACTCCGTGGCGGCCAAATCCGGGGGCTGCTTCCCGGGATCCGCCACAGTGCACCTGGAGCAGGGTGGCACCAAGCTGGTGAAGGACCTGCGTCCGGGAGACCGCGTGTTGGCGGCTGACGACCAGGGCCGGCTGCTGTACAGCGActtcctcaccttcctggaccgCGACGAAGGCGCCAAGAAGGTCTTCTACGTTATCGAGACGCGGGAGCCGCGCGAACGCCTGCTGCTCACCGCCGCGCACCTGCTCTTCGTGGCACCGCACAACGACTCGGGAGCCGCGGGGCCCGCACCGGGATCGGGACCGAGCGCGCTCTTCGCCAGCCGCGTGCGCCCCGGCCAGCGTGTGTACGTGGTGGCCGAACGCAACGGGGACCGCCGGCTGCTGCCAGCCGCGGTGCACAGCGTGACGCTGCATGAGGAGGCCGCGGGCGCGTACGCACCACTCACGGCGCACGGCACCATCCTCATCAACCGGGTGCTGGCCTCGTGCTACGCCGTCATCGAGGAGCATGGCTGGGCGCACCGGGCCTTCGCGCCCTTTCGCTTGGCACACGCACTCCTGGCCGCGTTGGCACCCACCCGCACGGACGCCGGGGGTGGGGGCAGCGTCCCGGCACCCCAACCCGCAGAGGAGGCGAGGGGCTCAGGGCCGGTCTCGGGCATCCACTGGTACTCGCAGCTGCTCTACCAAATTGGCACCTGGTTGTTGGACAGCGAGACCTTGCATCCCTTGGGAATGGCGGTCAAATCCAGCTGA